A region of Solanum dulcamara chromosome 7, daSolDulc1.2, whole genome shotgun sequence DNA encodes the following proteins:
- the LOC129894774 gene encoding V-type proton ATPase subunit G 1-like: MDSMRGQGGIQMLLTAEQEAQQIVYAARNVKTTRLRQAIEEAEMEVSNYRSHLEAEYKQKLYETSGSSDSTEKRLEVETEQKIQHLNNAASEVSPEVIAMLTKYITTIKA; this comes from the exons ATGGATTCAATGAGAGGACAAGGAGGCATTCAAATGCTACTCACTGCTGAACAGGAAGCACAACAAATTGTGTATGCAGCAAGAAATG TTAAAACGACAAGGTTGAGGCAAGCAATAGAAGAGGCTGAGATGGAAGTGTCAAATTATCGTTcccatttggaagctgaatacaAACAGAAACTTTATGAG ACGAGTGGAAGTTCAGACTCAACCGAAAAGAGGCTTGAGGTAGAAACGGAGCAAAAGATTCAACATCTGAATAACGCAGCCTCCGAAGTATCTCCTGAAGTCATTGCAATGCTCACCAAGTACATTACAACTATTAAAGCTTGA